The following are encoded in a window of Flavobacterium cupriresistens genomic DNA:
- a CDS encoding PhoH family protein, translating to MNERIIELIDIAPKEFWGAQDSHLEIIKKYYPKLKIVARGTTLKAFGEKEVLDEFEKRFQRLMLHFTRYNNIDDNVIERVIMSDGQDEKRAYDHDKILVHGVGGKIIKAMTPNQQLLVDTIKKNDMVFAVGPAGTGKTYTGVAMAVKALKDKEVKRIILTRPAVEAGENLGFLPGDMKEKLDPYMQPLYDALRDMLPNEKLEDYILKGIIQIAPLAFMRGRTLDNAFVILDEAQNTTHSQMKMFLTRMGKNAKFMITGDPGQVDLPRRTISGLKEAILVLKDVDGIGIIYLDDKDIVRHRLVKKVIDAYKQIENHD from the coding sequence TTGAACGAAAGAATAATCGAGCTAATAGACATTGCACCAAAAGAGTTTTGGGGCGCTCAGGACAGCCATCTGGAAATCATTAAAAAGTACTATCCAAAGCTTAAAATAGTAGCTAGAGGAACGACTTTGAAAGCATTTGGCGAAAAAGAAGTTTTAGATGAATTCGAAAAAAGATTTCAAAGATTAATGTTGCATTTTACCCGATACAACAACATTGATGATAATGTAATTGAACGTGTAATTATGAGTGATGGTCAGGATGAAAAAAGAGCCTACGATCATGATAAAATACTGGTTCATGGTGTAGGAGGTAAGATTATAAAAGCAATGACGCCTAACCAGCAATTACTGGTAGATACCATTAAAAAGAACGATATGGTATTTGCAGTAGGACCAGCCGGAACAGGAAAAACGTACACAGGTGTAGCTATGGCTGTAAAAGCACTTAAAGACAAGGAAGTAAAAAGGATCATCCTAACGCGACCGGCAGTAGAAGCAGGAGAAAATCTTGGTTTTTTACCCGGCGATATGAAAGAAAAACTGGATCCTTACATGCAACCGCTTTACGATGCATTACGCGATATGCTTCCGAACGAAAAGCTCGAGGATTATATTTTAAAAGGAATTATTCAGATTGCACCACTGGCATTTATGCGTGGGCGAACACTGGATAACGCCTTCGTAATTCTGGATGAAGCACAAAACACCACTCACTCACAAATGAAAATGTTTCTAACCCGTATGGGAAAAAACGCTAAATTTATGATTACGGGTGATCCGGGACAAGTCGATTTACCACGCCGAACTATTTCAGGTCTTAAAGAAGCCATTTTGGTTCTGAAAGACGTAGACGGAATCGGAATCATTTATCTTGACGATAAAGATATCGTACGCCACAGATTAGTTAAAAAGGTAATTGATGCTTATAAACAAATAGAAAATCACGATTAA